A single Cannabis sativa cultivar Pink pepper isolate KNU-18-1 chromosome 7, ASM2916894v1, whole genome shotgun sequence DNA region contains:
- the LOC115697732 gene encoding rop guanine nucleotide exchange factor 7, whose amino-acid sequence MERAFTRQEGRIEKTHLGNPRSKLRSCVSPIPFAVLGFWVSRNIRNLYCKVRFLDNGGTGCGCCSSRFRFNGTVVNNSVFLASPGFFQGRAGMESLDVKKERVEDKECQVFDKNVGGMETFGDLIISEKGRESSSSSDFLTSETTGHEEHSHSSSEESSSPATLGWSAEKSEAPDCTSHSSGKETKEKACLDDRKLEKQGSSVSEIEMMKERFSKLLLGEDMSGCGNGVSTALAISNAITNLCATLFGQLWRLEPLQSEKKMMWRREMEWLLCVSDHIVELIPSWQTFPDGSKLEIMTCRPRSDLYVNLPALRKLDNMLLEILDGFENTEFWYVDQGILTQDDDGSSSLRRSLQRQEEKWWLPVPRVPTGGLHEDTRKQLQHKRDCTNQILKAAMAINSITLADMGIPESYLESLPKNGKACLGDLIYRYISSEQFYPECLLDCIDLSSEHQAIEIANRAEASIYVWRRKVNSKPASNTSRSSSRSSWEMVKDLMVDAEKRELLADRAESLLLCLKQRFPGLPQTALDMSKIQYNKDVGKSILESYSRVLESLAFNIVARIDDLLYVDDLTKHSDQFSSISKVGLLSQNGVTTPYSVPVPSTPYKTAFATPSFSPAHLVSPARGDRSPFITSGKLAQRGIGVKKVLTDYLSIETKGNSYGSPNEKAKSLSNTVHEVSASQIGAESLDCRNTPIPSIRDRFQKDDI is encoded by the exons ATGGAAAGAGCTTTCACCCGCCAGGAGGGAAGAATAGAGAAAACCCATCTGGGAAATCCAAGGTCGAAGCTCAGAAGCTGTGTTAGTCCAATCCCATTTGCTGTTTTGGGGTTTTGGGTCTCGAGGAATATTCGCAACTTGTACTGTAAAGTTCGGTTTTTGGATAATGGTGGCACTGGTTGTGGCTGTTGTTCGAGCAGGTTTCGGTTTAATGGTACGGTGGTGAACAACTCTGTTTTCTTGGCTTCGCCTGGTTTTTTTCAAGGGAGAGCTGGTATGGAGAGTTTGGATGTGAAGAAAGAAAGGGTTGAAGATAAAGAATGTCAAGTGTTTGATAAAAATGTTGGTGGAATGGAGACATTTGGGGATTTAATAATTTCGGAAAAGGGTCGTGAGAGCAGTTCAAGTTCTGATTTTCTGACTTCTGAGACGACAGGGCATGAAGAACATAGTCATAGTAGCTCTGAAGAGTCATCTTCTCCGGCCACATTGGGTTGGTCTGCTGAGAAATCTGAGGCACCAGATTGCACAAGTCACAGTAGTGGTAAGGAAACCAAAGAGAAAGCTTGTTTGGATGATAGAAAACTTGAGAAACAAGGATCATCAGTGTCAG AGATTGAAATGATGAAGGAAAGGTTCTCAAAATTGCTGCTTGGAGAGGATATGTCGGGTTGTGGAAATGGGGTTTCTACGGCATTGGCTATATCCAATGCCATTACTAATCTTTGTG CTACCCTATTTGGGCAACTTTGGAGGTTAGAACCTCTACAGTCCGAGAAGAAAATGATGTGGCGAAGAGAGATGGAATGGCTTCTTTGTGTGAGTGATCACATTGTGGAGTTGATACCTTCTTGGCAGACATTTCCAGATGGAAGCAAACTTGAG ATCATGACTTGCAGACCGCGCTCAGATCTGTACGTTAATCTTCCAGCACTTCGTAAATTGGATAACATGCTTCTT GAAATATTGGACGGTTTTGAGAACACAGAGTTCTGGTATGTTGATCAAGGGATTTTGACCCAAGATGACGATGGATCATCTTCTCTCCGAAGATCACTTCAGCGTCAAGAAGAGAAGTGGTGGTTGCCTGTACCCCGAGTTCCTACCGGTGGCCTCCATGAAGATACAAGAAAACAATTGCAACATAAGCGTGACTGCACAAATCAAATATTAAAAGCTGCCATGGCTATCAACAGTATTACTTTAGCTGATATGGGAATCCCTGAATCGTATCTAGAATCTCTTCCAAAG AATGGAAAAGCCTGTTTGGGAGATCTTATATACCGGTACATATCATCGGAACAATTTTATCCTGAATGTCTACTTGATTGCATTGACTTATCTTCCGAACATCAAGCGATAGAGATTGCCAATCGAGCAGAAGCCTCAATATATGTGTGGCGCAGAAAAGTAAACTCCAAACCCGCCAGTAACACGTCCAGATCCAGCTCAAGATCATCATGGGAAATGGTCAAAGATCTGATGGTTGATGCTGAGAAAAGGGAACTACTTGCAGATAGAGCCGAAAGTCTCCTGCTCTGCTTGAAACAAAGGTTCCCCGGTCTTCCTCAAACAGCATTAGATATGAGCAAAATTCAGTACAATAAG GATGTTGGGAAATCCATTTTGGAGAGTTATTCAAGAGTTTTAGAGAGCCTTGCATTTAACATAGTAGCACGTATAGATGATTTACTCTATGTGGATGACTTAACCAAGCATTCTGATCAGTTCTCATCGATCTCAAAAGTCGGTTTGCTATCTCAAAATGGTGTTACAACCCCATACTCTGTTCCTGTTCCAAGCACTCCATACAAAACAGCTTTTGCCACTCCAAGTTTCTCTCCTGCACACCTAGTTAGCCCAGCAAGAGGTGATAGATCACCATTCATCACCAGTGGCAAGCTTGCCCAGCGTGGAATAGGCGTGAAAAAGGTCTTGACAGATTATCTCAGCATTGAGACGAAAGGAAACAGTTATGGAAGTCCAAATGAAAAAGCAAAGTCATTATCAAACACAGTACATGAAGTTTCTGCATCTCAAATAGGTGCAGAGTCTCTTGACTGTAGAAATACACCGATCCCATCAATAAGGGATCGGTTTCAGAAGGATGATATCTGA